One Ascaphus truei isolate aAscTru1 chromosome 9, aAscTru1.hap1, whole genome shotgun sequence genomic region harbors:
- the YOD1 gene encoding ubiquitin thioesterase OTU1 isoform X1 — protein sequence MLRLRCKTRDGTQLLQGLTDLSSIRELKERIAGLTGISGPMQRVMVGFPPENLDLNNGEATLRDLPIKSGDTLIVEEDKTKRKTELSPASKPSLNDRIVSAQPAIARRVVPADNSCLFTSIYYVVEGGVYDPACSREMRNLIAEIVASDPTCYCEAVLGKSNEEYCTWIRREDTWGGAIEVSILSKFYQCEICVVDTQTVRIDRFGEDAGYARRVLLIYDGIHYDPLQRQFPDQDSPPMTVFSTADDAALVHALELAEDARRKRQFTDVNRFALRCMVCQKGLTGQSSARDHAKETGHTNFGEHVHF from the exons ATGTTGCGGCTCCGCTGTAAGACCCGGGACGGCACGCAGCTCCTGCAGGGCCTCACCGACCTGTCCAGCATCCGGGAGCTGAAGGAACGCATCGCCGGCCTGACCGGCATCTCGGGTCCAATGCAGCGGGTCATGGTGGGCTTCCCCCCTGAGAACCTGGACCTTAACAACGGGGAGGCCACGCTACGGGACCTGCCTATCAAATCCG GCGACACTCTCATTGTAGAAGAAGATAAAACCAAGCGGAAGACTGAACTGTCTCCTGCATCAAAACCAAGCCTTAATGACCGGATTGTATCCGCACAGCCGGCAATCGCCCGCAGGGTGGTCCCAGCCGACAACTCCTGCCTCTTCACCAGCATTTACTACGTGGTAGAGGGTGGAGTTTACGACCCGGCCTGCTCGCGGGAGATGCGTAATCTCATTGCCGAGATCGTGGCCAGCGACCCAACGTGCTACTGCGAGGCGGTGCTGGGGAAGAGCAATGAGGAATACTGCACGTGGATCCGGAGGGAGGACACGTGGGGAGGCGCCATCGAAGTCTCCATCCTGTCCAAGTTCTACCAGTGCGAGATCTGCGTGGTGGACACGCAGACAGTGCGGATAGATCGATTTGGGGAGGACGCAGGTTATGCCAGGCGGGTGTTACTCATCTATGACGGCATCCACTATGATCCCCTCCAGAGGCAGTTCCCGGACCAGGATTCACCCCCCATGACGGTCTTCTCCACAGCCGATGATGCGGCGCTGGTGCATGCTCTTGAGCTCGCAGAAGACGCCAGAAGGAAGAGGCAGTTCACAGATGTTAACCGCTTCGCCCTGCGCTGCATGGTGTGTCAGAAAGGGTTAACAGGGCAGTCGTCTGCCAGGGATCATGCCAAGGAGACGGGCCACACTAATTTTGGAGAG catgttcatttttaG
- the YOD1 gene encoding ubiquitin thioesterase OTU1 isoform X2, which produces MLRLRCKTRDGTQLLQGLTDLSSIRELKERIAGLTGISGPMQRVMVGFPPENLDLNNGEATLRDLPIKSGDTLIVEEDKTKRKTELSPASKPSLNDRIVSAQPAIARRVVPADNSCLFTSIYYVVEGGVYDPACSREMRNLIAEIVASDPTCYCEAVLGKSNEEYCTWIRREDTWGGAIEVSILSKFYQCEICVVDTQTVRIDRFGEDAGYARRVLLIYDGIHYDPLQRQFPDQDSPPMTVFSTADDAALVHALELAEDARRKRQFTDVNRFALRCMVCQKGLTGQSSARDHAKETGHTNFGEV; this is translated from the exons ATGTTGCGGCTCCGCTGTAAGACCCGGGACGGCACGCAGCTCCTGCAGGGCCTCACCGACCTGTCCAGCATCCGGGAGCTGAAGGAACGCATCGCCGGCCTGACCGGCATCTCGGGTCCAATGCAGCGGGTCATGGTGGGCTTCCCCCCTGAGAACCTGGACCTTAACAACGGGGAGGCCACGCTACGGGACCTGCCTATCAAATCCG GCGACACTCTCATTGTAGAAGAAGATAAAACCAAGCGGAAGACTGAACTGTCTCCTGCATCAAAACCAAGCCTTAATGACCGGATTGTATCCGCACAGCCGGCAATCGCCCGCAGGGTGGTCCCAGCCGACAACTCCTGCCTCTTCACCAGCATTTACTACGTGGTAGAGGGTGGAGTTTACGACCCGGCCTGCTCGCGGGAGATGCGTAATCTCATTGCCGAGATCGTGGCCAGCGACCCAACGTGCTACTGCGAGGCGGTGCTGGGGAAGAGCAATGAGGAATACTGCACGTGGATCCGGAGGGAGGACACGTGGGGAGGCGCCATCGAAGTCTCCATCCTGTCCAAGTTCTACCAGTGCGAGATCTGCGTGGTGGACACGCAGACAGTGCGGATAGATCGATTTGGGGAGGACGCAGGTTATGCCAGGCGGGTGTTACTCATCTATGACGGCATCCACTATGATCCCCTCCAGAGGCAGTTCCCGGACCAGGATTCACCCCCCATGACGGTCTTCTCCACAGCCGATGATGCGGCGCTGGTGCATGCTCTTGAGCTCGCAGAAGACGCCAGAAGGAAGAGGCAGTTCACAGATGTTAACCGCTTCGCCCTGCGCTGCATGGTGTGTCAGAAAGGGTTAACAGGGCAGTCGTCTGCCAGGGATCATGCCAAGGAGACGGGCCACACTAATTTTGGAGAGGTGTGA